A portion of the Phycodurus eques isolate BA_2022a chromosome 3, UOR_Pequ_1.1, whole genome shotgun sequence genome contains these proteins:
- the arl6ip4 gene encoding ADP-ribosylation factor-like protein 6-interacting protein 4 — MDRSRNVEKCHKAKKKRGRSPSSSSSSSSSSSSSSRSRSKSKKKSHKGQGVKTQRKKRRRSSSSSSSSSSSSSSSSSSSDETTKTKKAKKRKSKKKKAKLKKQQKKERKKKKLKKRKVEEEKKPKKRKMEEIQKKLMQLAEPPSVAPPKPSSSSLELWQSDDGGVELGPVMTDEQKSRLATRRPLTKEEYDARQSVIRRVVDPETGRTRLVRGEGEIIEEIVSREKHKDINKHATKGDGSSFQRTLGLNR, encoded by the exons ATGGACCGAAGCAGAAACGTGGAGAAATGTCACAAAGCAAAGAAGAAACGAGGAAGATCTCCGTCCTCCTCGTCTTCTTCATCGTCGTCTTCGTCATCCAGCAGCAGAAGTCGAAGCAAATCgaagaaaaagtcacacaaaggTCAAG GTGTAAAAACGCAAAGAAAGAAGCGAAGACGAAGctcctcttcatcatcctcctcttcctcctcgtcgtcgtcgtcttcgtcGTCGAGCGATGAAACGACGAAAACGAAGAAAGCCAAGAAGaggaagtcaaagaagaagaaggccaaGCTGAAGAAGCAGCAAAagaaggagaggaagaagaaaaaactgaaGAAAAGGAAGGTGGAGGAAGAGAAGAAACCAAAGAAAAGGAAGATGGAAGAAATACAGAAGAAGCTGATGCAGCTGGCAGAGCCGCCGAGCGTCGCGCCACCCAAACCGTCGTCTTCCTCACTCGAGCTTTGGCAGAGCGACGATGGCGGCGTGGAACTCGGCCCAG TGATGACGGACGAGCAGAAGTCCCGGCTGGCCACCAGGAGGCCTCTGACCAAGGAGGAGTACGACGCCCGGCAGAGCGTCATCCGCAGAGTGGTCGATCCCGAAACGGGGCGCACAAG GCTGGTGCGAGGCGAGGGCGAGATCATCGAGGAGATCGTCAGCAGGGAGAAACACAAAGACATCAACAAG CACGCCACCAAGGGAGACGGCAGCTCCTTCCAGAGAACGCTGGGACTCAACAGATAG